A genomic region of Oryza glaberrima chromosome 1, OglaRS2, whole genome shotgun sequence contains the following coding sequences:
- the LOC127784476 gene encoding receptor-like serine/threonine-protein kinase ALE2 isoform X3: protein MGRRGGGGRAGGAWIGGCVLALAATLVVCVLVIRGAGGLKQYHAPAFARKILLSITSGHPQDNLNIVLHPSQLQTPRLQSLGLNVKPPAATSRRVNIQQELYAPSPTISHRGLAIPPLPTTSPPVFPPPIRSYPPLPANKPYPNRPAVSPASIIHPTNHGKAHGVPIAAHSKERHHHSMLVNNTHGNTHAGPVVAPPKGRHHHSLPVNNTRVKGPAYSPSNSPSIHRKHGIPVAAPPKQHSSNLPPSHHRPHKGSFPVISPTPHKADNASATKHGRSGLHHSPAPAPVGLPPSEGNAQGNPAYAPRHPHEYHSPSNSPEPGLPPVNPPDSHAFKKPKSLAPAPQSFPPPPPSSYCMALNCQDPLTNSLPGTTCLCVWPIKVELRLGIALYTFFALVSELAQDIASGVLMKQSQVRVMGANAATEDPEKTVVLIDLVPLGEKFDKATALLVFERFWHKQVNINSMHFGNYDVLYVTYQGLPPSPPTAPGMNNGLSNVNDPRLHPLAVDVGNHRETKSRGIIVIIVLSSVFAFILCSGAALVICFKIRNRNHLTEESPMPPKPAGPGSAVVGSRLGSRPISASPSFSSSIVTYKGTAKTFSLIEMERATQRFDNSRIIGEGGFGRVYEGILEDGERVAVKILKRDDQQGTREFLAEVEMLSRLHHRNLVKLIGICTEEHIRCLVYELVPNGSVESHLHDKGTAPLDWDARLKIALGAARALAYLHEDSSPRVIHRDFKSSNILLEHDFTPKVSDFGLARTAIGEGNEHISTRVMGTFGYVAPEYAMTGHLLVKSDVYSYGVVLLELLTGRKPVDILRPPGQENLVAWACPFLTSRDGLETIIDPSLGNSILFDSIAKVAAIASMCVQPEVDQRPFMGEVVQALKLVCDEGSEFNESRSFSQDLHIQDSGIISRASLDVDVEPVVSAELFNASAHYDTLDASGSFRRYSSSGPLRVGRTGHNRERGLSTGSSSEHCGTQRFRIDSE from the exons ATGgggcggcgtggaggaggaggacgagcggGAGGCGCGTGGATTGGTGGCTGTGTACTTGCGCTCGCCGCCACCTTGGTCGTCTGCGTGCTCGTGATCCGTGGAGCTGGAG GTTTGAAGCAATATCATGCTCCTGCCTTCGCTCGGAAAATTCTTCTTTCCATAACAAGCGGACATCCACAAGATAACTTGAATATTGTACTTCATCCGTCACAGTTACAAACCCCAAGACTCCAAAGCTTAG gACTAAATGTAAAACCACCTGCAGCAACTAGCAGACGTGTTAACATACAGCAGGAACTATATGCACCAAGCCCAACGATCAGCCACAGAG GTCTTGCTATTCCTCCACTTCCAACAACTTCACCCCCAGTTTTCCCACCTCCCATCAGATCTTATCCTCCACTTCCTGCAAATAAGCCATACCCCAATA GACCAGCAGTGTCTCCAGCATCAATAATCCATCCCACCAACCATGGGAAGGCCCATGGAGTTCCAATTGCAGCACATTCAAAAGAAAGGCATCATCATTCCATGCTTGTAAATAATACACATGGAAATACCCATGCAGGTCCAGTTGTGGCACCTCCAAAGGGAAGGCATCACCATTCTTTGCCTGTAAATAATACCCGTGTAAAAG GACCTGCCTATTCTCCTTCAAATTCTCCCAGTATCCATAGAAAACATGGCATTCCAGTTGCTGCACCTCCAAAGCAACATTCCAGCAATTTACCACCTTCACATCATAGGCCCCACAAAG GATCCTTTCCTGTCATAAGCCCTACTCCACATAAAGCTGATAATGCTTCTGCGACGAAACATGGACGTTCTGGCTTACACCATAGTCCTGCACCTGCACCTGTAGGCTTGCCTCCATCTGAAGGAAATGCACAAGGAAATCCCGCGTATGCACCACGTCATCCCCATGAATATCACTCACCTTCAAATTCTCCAG AACCTGGTCTACCACCTGTGAATCCGCCCGACAGTCATGCATTTAAAAAGCCCAAGAGTTTGGCACCAGCACCCCAATCATTTCCGCCACCACCTCCGAGTTCAT ATTGCATGGCGTTAAATTGTCAAGATCCTCTGACCAATAGTCTCCCTGGAACTACAtgtctttgtgtgtggccaATAAAAGTTGAGCTTCGTTTAGGTATAGCTTTGTACACATTCTTTGCATTGGTATCAGAACTTGCACAAGATATTGCATCTGGAGTGCTCATGAAACAAAGTCAAGTTCGTGTAATGGGAGCAAATGCTGCAACTGAGGACCCAGAGAAAACAGTTGTCCTTATTGATCTTGTGCCACTGGGAGAAAAATTTGACAAGGCAACAGCACTTTTAGTATTTGAAAGGTTTTGGCACAAGCAGGTCAACATAAACTCTATGCATTTTGGAAACTATGATGTGTTATATGTTACCTACCAAG GTCTTCCTCCGTCGCCACCAACAGCTCCCGGGATGAACAATGGTCTTAGCAATGTTAATGATCCAAGGTTGCATCCACTTGCTGTTGATGTGGGAAACCACAGAGAAACAAAAAGCAGGGGCATAATTGTTATAATTGTTCTTTCAAGTGTCTTTGCTTTTATTTTATGTTCTGGAGCTGCGTTGGTAATTTGTTTCAAGATTAGAAACCGCAACCATTTAACTGAAGAGTCACCTATGCCACCGAAGCCTGCAG GTCCTGGGTCTGCAGTTGTTGGGAGCAGGCTAGGAAGCAGACCTATTTCAGCATCTCCATCTTTCAGCTCAAGCATAGTGACATATAAAGGGACAGCGAAAACATTTAGCTTGATTGAGATGGAAAGAGCTACACAAAGATTTGACAACTCCAGAATTATTGGCGAGGGTGGTTTTGGACGTGTTTATGAAGGTATTCTTGAGGATGGAGAACGGGTTGCTGTCAAAATTCTTAAGAGGGACGACCAGCAAGGTACACGGGAATTTTTAGCTGAGGTTGAGATGCTTAGCCGATTGCATCACAGAAACCTGGTTAAGTTGATAGGTATATGCACAGAAGAACATATCCGGTGTCTTGTGTATGAGCTTGTTCCAAATGGTAGTGTGGAATCTCACTTGCACG ATAAGGGAACTGCTCCACTTGATTGGGATGCTAGGCTTAAAATTGCACTTGGTGCTGCACGTGCTCTTGCTTATTTGCATGAAGATTCTAGTCCCCGTGTCATACACCGTGACTTCAAGTCAAGTAACATCTTATTGGAACATGACTTCACCCCCAAGGTGTCAGACTTTGGCCTAGCAAGAACAGCCATAGGTGAGGGGAATGAGCATATTTCAACTCGTGTTATGGGAACTTTCGG GTATGTTGCTCCTGAATACGCAATGACTGGGCATCTTCTAGTAAAGAGTGATGTCTACAGCTATGGTGTCGTCCTCCTTGAGCTTCTTACCGGAAGGAAACCGGTGGATATTTTGAGACCTCCAGGGCAAGAAAATTTAGTTGCATGGGCTTGTCCTTTTCTTACTAGCAGAGATGGCTTGGAAACAATAATTGATCCATCACTTGGAAATAGCATCCTATTCGACAGCATTGCAAAAGTAGCAGCTATTGCTTCTATGTGCGTGCAGCCTGAGGTGGATCAGCGCCCATTTATGGGTGAAGTTGTTCAAGCTTTGAAGTTGGTATGCGATGAAGGCAGCGAGTTCAATGAATCAAGAAGTTTCAGCCAAGATTTACATATTCAGGATTCTGGGATTATAAGTAGAGCAAGCCTGGATGTGGACGTAGAACCTGTTGTATCTGCTGAGCTGTTCAATGCATCAGCACATTATGACACTCTTGATGCATCTGGTTCTTTTCGACGATATTCAAGTTCAGGTCCTCTTAGGGTAGGTAGAACCGGGCACAATAGGGAGAGGGGTTTATCAACTGGTAGCTCAAGCGAGCACTGTGGTACACAAAGATTCAGGATAGATTCAGAGTAG
- the LOC127784476 gene encoding receptor-like serine/threonine-protein kinase ALE2 isoform X4, protein MGRRGGGGRAGGAWIGGCVLALAATLVVCVLVIRGAGGLKQYHAPAFARKILLSITSGHPQDNLNIVLHPSQLQTPRLQSLGLNVKPPAATSRRVNIQQELYAPSPTISHRGPAVSPASIIHPTNHGKAHGVPIAAHSKERHHHSMLVNNTHGNTHAGPVVAPPKGRHHHSLPVNNTRVKGPAYSPSNSPSIHRKHGIPVAAPPKQHSSNLPPSHHRPHKGSFPVISPTPHKADNASATKHGRSGLHHSPAPAPVGLPPSEGNAQGNPAYAPRHPHEYHSPSNSPEPGLPPVNPPDSHAFKKPKSLAPAPQSFPPPPPSSYCMALNCQDPLTNSLPGTTCLCVWPIKVELRLGIALYTFFALVSELAQDIASGVLMKQSQVRVMGANAATEDPEKTVVLIDLVPLGEKFDKATALLVFERFWHKQVNINSMHFGNYDVLYVTYQGLPPSPPTAPGMNNGLSNVNDPRLHPLAVDVGNHRETKSRGIIVIIVLSSVFAFILCSGAALVICFKIRNRNHLTEESPMPPKPAGPGSAVVGSRLGSRPISASPSFSSSIVTYKGTAKTFSLIEMERATQRFDNSRIIGEGGFGRVYEGILEDGERVAVKILKRDDQQGTREFLAEVEMLSRLHHRNLVKLIGICTEEHIRCLVYELVPNGSVESHLHAGSDKGTAPLDWDARLKIALGAARALAYLHEDSSPRVIHRDFKSSNILLEHDFTPKVSDFGLARTAIGEGNEHISTRVMGTFGYVAPEYAMTGHLLVKSDVYSYGVVLLELLTGRKPVDILRPPGQENLVAWACPFLTSRDGLETIIDPSLGNSILFDSIAKVAAIASMCVQPEVDQRPFMGEVVQALKLVCDEGSEFNESRSFSQDLHIQDSGIISRASLDVDVEPVVSAELFNASAHYDTLDASGSFRRYSSSGPLRVGRTGHNRERGLSTGSSSEHCGTQRFRIDSE, encoded by the exons ATGgggcggcgtggaggaggaggacgagcggGAGGCGCGTGGATTGGTGGCTGTGTACTTGCGCTCGCCGCCACCTTGGTCGTCTGCGTGCTCGTGATCCGTGGAGCTGGAG GTTTGAAGCAATATCATGCTCCTGCCTTCGCTCGGAAAATTCTTCTTTCCATAACAAGCGGACATCCACAAGATAACTTGAATATTGTACTTCATCCGTCACAGTTACAAACCCCAAGACTCCAAAGCTTAG gACTAAATGTAAAACCACCTGCAGCAACTAGCAGACGTGTTAACATACAGCAGGAACTATATGCACCAAGCCCAACGATCAGCCACAGAG GACCAGCAGTGTCTCCAGCATCAATAATCCATCCCACCAACCATGGGAAGGCCCATGGAGTTCCAATTGCAGCACATTCAAAAGAAAGGCATCATCATTCCATGCTTGTAAATAATACACATGGAAATACCCATGCAGGTCCAGTTGTGGCACCTCCAAAGGGAAGGCATCACCATTCTTTGCCTGTAAATAATACCCGTGTAAAAG GACCTGCCTATTCTCCTTCAAATTCTCCCAGTATCCATAGAAAACATGGCATTCCAGTTGCTGCACCTCCAAAGCAACATTCCAGCAATTTACCACCTTCACATCATAGGCCCCACAAAG GATCCTTTCCTGTCATAAGCCCTACTCCACATAAAGCTGATAATGCTTCTGCGACGAAACATGGACGTTCTGGCTTACACCATAGTCCTGCACCTGCACCTGTAGGCTTGCCTCCATCTGAAGGAAATGCACAAGGAAATCCCGCGTATGCACCACGTCATCCCCATGAATATCACTCACCTTCAAATTCTCCAG AACCTGGTCTACCACCTGTGAATCCGCCCGACAGTCATGCATTTAAAAAGCCCAAGAGTTTGGCACCAGCACCCCAATCATTTCCGCCACCACCTCCGAGTTCAT ATTGCATGGCGTTAAATTGTCAAGATCCTCTGACCAATAGTCTCCCTGGAACTACAtgtctttgtgtgtggccaATAAAAGTTGAGCTTCGTTTAGGTATAGCTTTGTACACATTCTTTGCATTGGTATCAGAACTTGCACAAGATATTGCATCTGGAGTGCTCATGAAACAAAGTCAAGTTCGTGTAATGGGAGCAAATGCTGCAACTGAGGACCCAGAGAAAACAGTTGTCCTTATTGATCTTGTGCCACTGGGAGAAAAATTTGACAAGGCAACAGCACTTTTAGTATTTGAAAGGTTTTGGCACAAGCAGGTCAACATAAACTCTATGCATTTTGGAAACTATGATGTGTTATATGTTACCTACCAAG GTCTTCCTCCGTCGCCACCAACAGCTCCCGGGATGAACAATGGTCTTAGCAATGTTAATGATCCAAGGTTGCATCCACTTGCTGTTGATGTGGGAAACCACAGAGAAACAAAAAGCAGGGGCATAATTGTTATAATTGTTCTTTCAAGTGTCTTTGCTTTTATTTTATGTTCTGGAGCTGCGTTGGTAATTTGTTTCAAGATTAGAAACCGCAACCATTTAACTGAAGAGTCACCTATGCCACCGAAGCCTGCAG GTCCTGGGTCTGCAGTTGTTGGGAGCAGGCTAGGAAGCAGACCTATTTCAGCATCTCCATCTTTCAGCTCAAGCATAGTGACATATAAAGGGACAGCGAAAACATTTAGCTTGATTGAGATGGAAAGAGCTACACAAAGATTTGACAACTCCAGAATTATTGGCGAGGGTGGTTTTGGACGTGTTTATGAAGGTATTCTTGAGGATGGAGAACGGGTTGCTGTCAAAATTCTTAAGAGGGACGACCAGCAAGGTACACGGGAATTTTTAGCTGAGGTTGAGATGCTTAGCCGATTGCATCACAGAAACCTGGTTAAGTTGATAGGTATATGCACAGAAGAACATATCCGGTGTCTTGTGTATGAGCTTGTTCCAAATGGTAGTGTGGAATCTCACTTGCACG CAGGATCAGATAAGGGAACTGCTCCACTTGATTGGGATGCTAGGCTTAAAATTGCACTTGGTGCTGCACGTGCTCTTGCTTATTTGCATGAAGATTCTAGTCCCCGTGTCATACACCGTGACTTCAAGTCAAGTAACATCTTATTGGAACATGACTTCACCCCCAAGGTGTCAGACTTTGGCCTAGCAAGAACAGCCATAGGTGAGGGGAATGAGCATATTTCAACTCGTGTTATGGGAACTTTCGG GTATGTTGCTCCTGAATACGCAATGACTGGGCATCTTCTAGTAAAGAGTGATGTCTACAGCTATGGTGTCGTCCTCCTTGAGCTTCTTACCGGAAGGAAACCGGTGGATATTTTGAGACCTCCAGGGCAAGAAAATTTAGTTGCATGGGCTTGTCCTTTTCTTACTAGCAGAGATGGCTTGGAAACAATAATTGATCCATCACTTGGAAATAGCATCCTATTCGACAGCATTGCAAAAGTAGCAGCTATTGCTTCTATGTGCGTGCAGCCTGAGGTGGATCAGCGCCCATTTATGGGTGAAGTTGTTCAAGCTTTGAAGTTGGTATGCGATGAAGGCAGCGAGTTCAATGAATCAAGAAGTTTCAGCCAAGATTTACATATTCAGGATTCTGGGATTATAAGTAGAGCAAGCCTGGATGTGGACGTAGAACCTGTTGTATCTGCTGAGCTGTTCAATGCATCAGCACATTATGACACTCTTGATGCATCTGGTTCTTTTCGACGATATTCAAGTTCAGGTCCTCTTAGGGTAGGTAGAACCGGGCACAATAGGGAGAGGGGTTTATCAACTGGTAGCTCAAGCGAGCACTGTGGTACACAAAGATTCAGGATAGATTCAGAGTAG
- the LOC127784476 gene encoding receptor-like serine/threonine-protein kinase ALE2 isoform X1 — MGRRGGGGRAGGAWIGGCVLALAATLVVCVLVIRGAGGLKQYHAPAFARKILLSITSGHPQDNLNIVLHPSQLQTPRLQSLGLNVKPPAATSRRVNIQQELYAPSPTISHRGLAIPPLPTTSPPVFPPPIRSYPPLPANKPYPNRPAVSPASIIHPTNHGKAHGVPIAAHSKERHHHSMLVNNTHGNTHAGPVVAPPKGRHHHSLPVNNTRVKGPAYSPSNSPSIHRKHGIPVAAPPKQHSSNLPPSHHRPHKGSFPVISPTPHKADNASATKHGRSGLHHSPAPAPVGLPPSEGNAQGNPAYAPRHPHEYHSPSNSPEPGLPPVNPPDSHAFKKPKSLAPAPQSFPPPPPSSYCMALNCQDPLTNSLPGTTCLCVWPIKVELRLGIALYTFFALVSELAQDIASGVLMKQSQVRVMGANAATEDPEKTVVLIDLVPLGEKFDKATALLVFERFWHKQVNINSMHFGNYDVLYVTYQGLPPSPPTAPGMNNGLSNVNDPRLHPLAVDVGNHRETKSRGIIVIIVLSSVFAFILCSGAALVICFKIRNRNHLTEESPMPPKPAGPGSAVVGSRLGSRPISASPSFSSSIVTYKGTAKTFSLIEMERATQRFDNSRIIGEGGFGRVYEGILEDGERVAVKILKRDDQQGTREFLAEVEMLSRLHHRNLVKLIGICTEEHIRCLVYELVPNGSVESHLHAGSDKGTAPLDWDARLKIALGAARALAYLHEDSSPRVIHRDFKSSNILLEHDFTPKVSDFGLARTAIGEGNEHISTRVMGTFGYVAPEYAMTGHLLVKSDVYSYGVVLLELLTGRKPVDILRPPGQENLVAWACPFLTSRDGLETIIDPSLGNSILFDSIAKVAAIASMCVQPEVDQRPFMGEVVQALKLVCDEGSEFNESRSFSQDLHIQDSGIISRASLDVDVEPVVSAELFNASAHYDTLDASGSFRRYSSSGPLRVGRTGHNRERGLSTGSSSEHCGTQRFRIDSE; from the exons ATGgggcggcgtggaggaggaggacgagcggGAGGCGCGTGGATTGGTGGCTGTGTACTTGCGCTCGCCGCCACCTTGGTCGTCTGCGTGCTCGTGATCCGTGGAGCTGGAG GTTTGAAGCAATATCATGCTCCTGCCTTCGCTCGGAAAATTCTTCTTTCCATAACAAGCGGACATCCACAAGATAACTTGAATATTGTACTTCATCCGTCACAGTTACAAACCCCAAGACTCCAAAGCTTAG gACTAAATGTAAAACCACCTGCAGCAACTAGCAGACGTGTTAACATACAGCAGGAACTATATGCACCAAGCCCAACGATCAGCCACAGAG GTCTTGCTATTCCTCCACTTCCAACAACTTCACCCCCAGTTTTCCCACCTCCCATCAGATCTTATCCTCCACTTCCTGCAAATAAGCCATACCCCAATA GACCAGCAGTGTCTCCAGCATCAATAATCCATCCCACCAACCATGGGAAGGCCCATGGAGTTCCAATTGCAGCACATTCAAAAGAAAGGCATCATCATTCCATGCTTGTAAATAATACACATGGAAATACCCATGCAGGTCCAGTTGTGGCACCTCCAAAGGGAAGGCATCACCATTCTTTGCCTGTAAATAATACCCGTGTAAAAG GACCTGCCTATTCTCCTTCAAATTCTCCCAGTATCCATAGAAAACATGGCATTCCAGTTGCTGCACCTCCAAAGCAACATTCCAGCAATTTACCACCTTCACATCATAGGCCCCACAAAG GATCCTTTCCTGTCATAAGCCCTACTCCACATAAAGCTGATAATGCTTCTGCGACGAAACATGGACGTTCTGGCTTACACCATAGTCCTGCACCTGCACCTGTAGGCTTGCCTCCATCTGAAGGAAATGCACAAGGAAATCCCGCGTATGCACCACGTCATCCCCATGAATATCACTCACCTTCAAATTCTCCAG AACCTGGTCTACCACCTGTGAATCCGCCCGACAGTCATGCATTTAAAAAGCCCAAGAGTTTGGCACCAGCACCCCAATCATTTCCGCCACCACCTCCGAGTTCAT ATTGCATGGCGTTAAATTGTCAAGATCCTCTGACCAATAGTCTCCCTGGAACTACAtgtctttgtgtgtggccaATAAAAGTTGAGCTTCGTTTAGGTATAGCTTTGTACACATTCTTTGCATTGGTATCAGAACTTGCACAAGATATTGCATCTGGAGTGCTCATGAAACAAAGTCAAGTTCGTGTAATGGGAGCAAATGCTGCAACTGAGGACCCAGAGAAAACAGTTGTCCTTATTGATCTTGTGCCACTGGGAGAAAAATTTGACAAGGCAACAGCACTTTTAGTATTTGAAAGGTTTTGGCACAAGCAGGTCAACATAAACTCTATGCATTTTGGAAACTATGATGTGTTATATGTTACCTACCAAG GTCTTCCTCCGTCGCCACCAACAGCTCCCGGGATGAACAATGGTCTTAGCAATGTTAATGATCCAAGGTTGCATCCACTTGCTGTTGATGTGGGAAACCACAGAGAAACAAAAAGCAGGGGCATAATTGTTATAATTGTTCTTTCAAGTGTCTTTGCTTTTATTTTATGTTCTGGAGCTGCGTTGGTAATTTGTTTCAAGATTAGAAACCGCAACCATTTAACTGAAGAGTCACCTATGCCACCGAAGCCTGCAG GTCCTGGGTCTGCAGTTGTTGGGAGCAGGCTAGGAAGCAGACCTATTTCAGCATCTCCATCTTTCAGCTCAAGCATAGTGACATATAAAGGGACAGCGAAAACATTTAGCTTGATTGAGATGGAAAGAGCTACACAAAGATTTGACAACTCCAGAATTATTGGCGAGGGTGGTTTTGGACGTGTTTATGAAGGTATTCTTGAGGATGGAGAACGGGTTGCTGTCAAAATTCTTAAGAGGGACGACCAGCAAGGTACACGGGAATTTTTAGCTGAGGTTGAGATGCTTAGCCGATTGCATCACAGAAACCTGGTTAAGTTGATAGGTATATGCACAGAAGAACATATCCGGTGTCTTGTGTATGAGCTTGTTCCAAATGGTAGTGTGGAATCTCACTTGCACG CAGGATCAGATAAGGGAACTGCTCCACTTGATTGGGATGCTAGGCTTAAAATTGCACTTGGTGCTGCACGTGCTCTTGCTTATTTGCATGAAGATTCTAGTCCCCGTGTCATACACCGTGACTTCAAGTCAAGTAACATCTTATTGGAACATGACTTCACCCCCAAGGTGTCAGACTTTGGCCTAGCAAGAACAGCCATAGGTGAGGGGAATGAGCATATTTCAACTCGTGTTATGGGAACTTTCGG GTATGTTGCTCCTGAATACGCAATGACTGGGCATCTTCTAGTAAAGAGTGATGTCTACAGCTATGGTGTCGTCCTCCTTGAGCTTCTTACCGGAAGGAAACCGGTGGATATTTTGAGACCTCCAGGGCAAGAAAATTTAGTTGCATGGGCTTGTCCTTTTCTTACTAGCAGAGATGGCTTGGAAACAATAATTGATCCATCACTTGGAAATAGCATCCTATTCGACAGCATTGCAAAAGTAGCAGCTATTGCTTCTATGTGCGTGCAGCCTGAGGTGGATCAGCGCCCATTTATGGGTGAAGTTGTTCAAGCTTTGAAGTTGGTATGCGATGAAGGCAGCGAGTTCAATGAATCAAGAAGTTTCAGCCAAGATTTACATATTCAGGATTCTGGGATTATAAGTAGAGCAAGCCTGGATGTGGACGTAGAACCTGTTGTATCTGCTGAGCTGTTCAATGCATCAGCACATTATGACACTCTTGATGCATCTGGTTCTTTTCGACGATATTCAAGTTCAGGTCCTCTTAGGGTAGGTAGAACCGGGCACAATAGGGAGAGGGGTTTATCAACTGGTAGCTCAAGCGAGCACTGTGGTACACAAAGATTCAGGATAGATTCAGAGTAG